DNA from Longimicrobiales bacterium:
CTCCACGTTCACGCTCTGGCTGCCGCGGTCGCCCGCTTCCTGAGGTCGCTGATGGACGCTCCGATGCGCGCCGCACCGGCGCCCATCCGTCGCGCGACAGATCGCGCAGCTGTCGTACTGAATGCCGCGAATGCACTCAGCGCGCTTCGCTTTCCGCTCGCAGCCCTGTTCCCGTTCGTCAGTGGCGGCGCGCGCGTCGCCGTGGTCGCGGCCGCCGCGGTGAGCGACCTGGTCGATGGCCGCATGGCACGCCGCACGGGGACAGTGACGCGCGCTGGCGAATTGCTCGATCCGCTGGCGGACAAGACCTTCATGCTCAGTGCGCTCGTCACCCTCGCGGCCGAGGATGTGCTTCCCTGGTGGACGCTGCCCGCGCTGCTGACACGCGATATCGGCGTCGCAGCCGGCGCACTGATGCTGGCTGCACGAAAGCAGCGCGTCC
Protein-coding regions in this window:
- a CDS encoding CDP-alcohol phosphatidyltransferase family protein, with the protein product MDAPMRAAPAPIRRATDRAAVVLNAANALSALRFPLAALFPFVSGGARVAVVAAAAVSDLVDGRMARRTGTVTRAGELLDPLADKTFMLSALVTLAAEDVLPWWTLPALLTRDIGVAAGALMLAARKQRVRMPARRAGKIVTLMQFTAIGAMILWPETSRWMALPIAAAGLVALNDYRHSMMGRREIPH